Proteins from a genomic interval of uncultured Desulfuromusa sp.:
- a CDS encoding ATP-grasp domain-containing protein, whose amino-acid sequence MFLVDKPYVSDFFKQTVVENDIPVVTTESASQLDLLAATKLISESCARDMVRERKDISIYTTSENAIGWIAENLSFTELPEKIELFKDKLKFRQLTKALFPDFFFLGTRINELKNIQFDQLPLPFIIKPSIGFMSMGVYKVADENEWNSAIASITAEIDRVKGLYPDSVLNTSSFIIEQCINGEEFAVDVYYNAAGEAVVLGILKHVFSSDADVSDRVYLSSKDIIEQNLSEFTEFAGKIGRLAGVKNFPVHIELRRDSDGTILPIEVNPMRFGGWCTTADISFLAYGFNPYLYYYEQKKPDWSQLLQGKEGKLYSVVVLDNSSGYEIDAIASFDYDQLLTKFKQPLELRKIDFQQYPVFGFLFTETEEQDFSELQDILKSDLREFITLK is encoded by the coding sequence ATGTTTTTAGTTGATAAACCCTATGTTTCAGATTTTTTTAAACAGACGGTCGTGGAAAACGATATTCCTGTTGTGACAACTGAGTCAGCCAGTCAGCTGGACCTTTTGGCCGCGACGAAACTGATCAGCGAATCCTGTGCCCGGGACATGGTGCGGGAGAGAAAAGATATCTCCATCTATACGACGTCCGAAAATGCAATCGGCTGGATAGCTGAGAACTTGTCTTTTACTGAGTTGCCTGAAAAGATTGAATTATTTAAGGATAAGTTGAAGTTCCGACAGCTGACGAAAGCTCTCTTTCCGGATTTTTTCTTTCTTGGGACCCGTATCAATGAATTGAAAAATATTCAATTTGATCAATTGCCACTGCCATTTATCATCAAGCCGAGTATTGGTTTTATGAGTATGGGAGTCTACAAGGTTGCTGATGAAAATGAGTGGAATTCTGCCATTGCTTCCATTACTGCAGAGATAGATCGGGTTAAGGGCCTTTATCCCGATTCCGTTCTGAATACAAGCTCATTTATTATCGAGCAGTGTATCAACGGTGAAGAATTTGCTGTTGATGTTTATTACAATGCTGCCGGGGAGGCCGTGGTTTTAGGGATTCTGAAACATGTTTTTTCTTCGGATGCTGATGTCAGTGACAGGGTTTATCTTTCATCAAAAGATATTATTGAACAGAACCTGTCTGAATTTACTGAGTTTGCCGGGAAAATCGGCCGTTTGGCCGGAGTGAAAAACTTTCCGGTCCATATCGAATTGAGACGGGATAGCGATGGCACAATTCTTCCGATCGAGGTCAATCCGATGCGCTTTGGTGGCTGGTGTACGACGGCCGACATCTCTTTCCTGGCCTATGGTTTTAATCCCTATCTGTACTACTACGAACAAAAAAAACCGGACTGGTCGCAGCTTCTTCAGGGGAAAGAGGGGAAGCTCTACAGTGTCGTTGTTCTGGATAACTCCAGCGGCTATGAGATTGATGCGATTGCATCTTTTGACTATGATCAATTGCTGACAAAATTTAAACAGCCATTGGAACTCAGGAAAATTGATTTTCAGCAATATCCGGTTTTTGGTTTTCTGTTTACAGAGACTGAGGAACAGGATTTTTCCGAACTCCAGGATATTCTGAAATCGGATTTGAGAGAATTTATCACCTTAAAATGA
- a CDS encoding D-cysteine desulfhydrase family protein: MPQPLDFQYPERVRLAQTPTPLQKMERLSDRFGVDIYFKRDDYTGTELSGNKIRKLEFLLHRALQMGVDTVITCGGAQSNHCRATAFAAKRLGLKTVLLLRTPDPEKPPATEANILLDYLADATIIWITPEQYQQRYQYFAWQAEQLVAAGACPYIIPEGGSNALGAWGYVATVEELVNDVNLLGGSGAESTTVISAVGSGGTTAGLVLGNKLLSADFRIVGVNVCNDQDYFQKVIGDIVDDFQKNYLSQPVVSSADIEILDGYVGRGYALSQPQELEAIRDLARLEGVVLDPVYTGKAYYAMISELEKNPECFGSRIVFLHTGGLFGLFSITEQMAELL; encoded by the coding sequence ATGCCACAGCCGCTAGATTTTCAATATCCAGAACGTGTTCGTCTTGCCCAGACACCGACGCCATTACAGAAAATGGAACGTTTAAGTGACCGGTTTGGTGTCGATATTTATTTTAAGCGGGATGATTATACCGGAACTGAACTTTCCGGAAACAAAATACGGAAGCTGGAATTTCTTCTCCATCGGGCTTTACAGATGGGTGTGGATACTGTGATTACCTGTGGTGGGGCGCAATCGAATCATTGCCGGGCAACAGCTTTTGCGGCAAAGCGTCTTGGGTTGAAAACGGTTCTGTTGCTGCGGACTCCAGATCCTGAAAAGCCGCCGGCAACGGAGGCCAATATTCTGCTCGATTATCTCGCTGATGCGACAATTATCTGGATTACTCCGGAACAGTATCAACAGCGGTATCAATATTTTGCGTGGCAGGCGGAGCAACTTGTTGCTGCGGGCGCTTGTCCTTATATTATCCCCGAAGGCGGGTCGAATGCCCTTGGCGCCTGGGGGTACGTGGCCACAGTTGAAGAACTGGTCAATGATGTCAATTTGCTGGGAGGCTCTGGAGCTGAATCAACAACAGTTATTTCTGCCGTAGGATCCGGTGGAACAACAGCGGGGTTGGTGTTAGGGAATAAACTTCTTTCTGCTGACTTCCGCATTGTTGGTGTTAATGTTTGCAATGATCAGGATTATTTTCAGAAAGTTATCGGTGATATTGTGGATGACTTTCAAAAAAATTATCTGTCGCAGCCTGTTGTATCGTCCGCTGATATTGAGATTCTCGATGGTTATGTCGGCAGGGGGTATGCTTTGTCTCAGCCGCAGGAACTTGAAGCCATCAGGGATCTGGCTCGTCTGGAGGGCGTGGTTCTTGATCCGGTTTATACCGGAAAAGCCTACTATGCAATGATTTCCGAATTAGAGAAAAATCCTGAATGTTTTGGTTCCCGGATTGTTTTTCTGCATACGGGCGGGCTTTTTGGTTTGTTTTCAATCACTGAACAGATGGCAGAGCTGCTGTGA
- the rarD gene encoding EamA family transporter RarD — MNPQLSGILFGFAAFVTWGFLPVYWKQLHDVMPFEIICHRIIWSCLFLCLIISFQKRWPEVRQITRESSNLIKLCCSGTLIGFNWFIYIWAVNTEHVIETSLGYYINPMVNVLIGFLLLGEKFNRLQLMAILCALAGVSYSLCAYGDLPLFALTLAFSFAFYGYARKKIKVAPIPGLLVETSVLIVPALGYLVYRQFFFGSLFFVDLHVTFWLIGSGIATSLPLLWFASAARTLKLSTIGILQYLAPTIAFALGVFIYREPFDWHSAITFMLIWLGVFIYCADSIVRTRRV, encoded by the coding sequence ATGAACCCACAACTTTCTGGAATTCTTTTTGGCTTTGCTGCGTTTGTCACCTGGGGCTTTTTGCCTGTTTACTGGAAACAGCTCCATGACGTTATGCCTTTTGAAATTATCTGCCACCGGATTATCTGGTCTTGTTTATTTCTTTGCTTGATCATCAGTTTTCAGAAAAGGTGGCCGGAAGTCAGGCAGATAACTCGTGAATCCTCAAACCTGATAAAATTGTGTTGCAGTGGAACCCTGATTGGTTTCAATTGGTTTATCTATATTTGGGCCGTCAATACGGAGCACGTTATCGAGACCAGTCTTGGCTATTATATCAATCCGATGGTTAATGTTTTGATTGGTTTTCTGTTGCTGGGTGAAAAGTTCAACCGTTTGCAGCTCATGGCAATTCTCTGCGCACTCGCCGGTGTCAGTTATTCATTGTGTGCCTATGGTGATTTACCTCTTTTTGCACTGACTTTGGCCTTTAGTTTTGCCTTTTATGGTTATGCGCGAAAAAAAATCAAAGTTGCTCCGATTCCCGGTTTGTTGGTTGAGACTAGTGTATTGATTGTTCCGGCGTTGGGCTATCTTGTTTATCGACAGTTTTTTTTTGGCAGCCTCTTCTTTGTCGATCTCCACGTAACCTTCTGGCTTATTGGTTCAGGTATCGCCACCAGCTTACCATTGCTCTGGTTTGCTTCTGCGGCCCGAACGTTGAAACTTTCGACAATTGGAATTTTGCAGTATTTAGCACCGACAATCGCCTTTGCTTTGGGGGTTTTTATCTACAGGGAGCCGTTTGATTGGCATAGCGCCATAACGTTTATGTTGATCTGGCTGGGAGTATTCATCTACTGTGCTGACTCTATTGTTCGCACCCGTAGAGTTTAG
- a CDS encoding LysE family translocator — protein MTIQSWLMYLLLVLVAASTPGPAVLFIMTNTTLHGWKKAIFAALGNISGLLIMGIIAVTGLGALLNTSELVFNLVKYAGAAYLVYLGIKMFCQQGIDLNQLQGHFHPDVKSAKKIFIQALGVALSNPKAIVFLTALLPQFMHVEQPIVPQFFILIATLMFFSFAFLMFYALLAHKAKFWLLKPQRMKTFSRVSGSIFVGFGALLAASSHR, from the coding sequence ATGACAATTCAGTCCTGGTTGATGTACCTGCTCTTGGTTCTGGTTGCCGCTTCAACACCAGGCCCCGCAGTTTTGTTTATTATGACCAACACCACTTTGCATGGATGGAAAAAAGCAATCTTTGCAGCTCTGGGTAATATTTCCGGACTGTTGATTATGGGTATTATTGCCGTAACTGGCTTAGGCGCATTGCTCAATACCTCTGAACTGGTCTTTAATCTGGTTAAATATGCTGGAGCCGCTTATCTCGTTTATCTGGGGATAAAAATGTTTTGTCAGCAGGGGATTGATCTGAATCAGCTGCAGGGGCATTTTCATCCGGATGTGAAATCGGCAAAAAAGATTTTTATCCAGGCGCTGGGAGTGGCTTTGAGTAATCCAAAGGCGATTGTCTTCTTGACTGCGTTGCTGCCTCAGTTTATGCATGTTGAGCAGCCCATTGTGCCGCAATTTTTTATTTTGATTGCTACTCTCATGTTCTTCTCGTTTGCTTTCCTTATGTTTTATGCTCTGTTGGCCCACAAAGCTAAATTCTGGCTGCTTAAACCACAGCGAATGAAAACATTCAGTCGGGTCAGCGGCTCAATTTTTGTAGGTTTTGGCGCCCTTTTAGCGGCGTCTTCACATCGGTAA
- the thyX gene encoding FAD-dependent thymidylate synthase, which translates to MTTQLIRPASPELDAILGHTFPVLDDGFVRVVDYMGNDTSIVQAARVSYGDGTKKVSQDRALIRYLLRNYHTTPFEMCSLKLHVRVPMDTWRQWIRHRTASVNEYSTRYSIAIDGAQMTGVDQWRRQAQDNKQGSAGYFEQSVGSDLSAAEQDLHRLSKEIYNNRLDRGVAREQARKDLPLSTYTEAFWQMDLHNLFHFLALRMDSHAQLEIRRYAETIGEQIVSRWVPQAWEAFKDYRFNRMTLSQQDQELLALLAGQKNQAADDWCKKSGWVKDKDGQLVLSREAMEFADKLARLGMVPPWEK; encoded by the coding sequence GTGACAACTCAATTAATTCGCCCTGCCAGCCCGGAGCTTGATGCCATTCTTGGTCATACTTTTCCAGTCCTTGATGATGGTTTTGTCCGTGTCGTTGATTATATGGGCAACGATACCTCGATCGTGCAGGCCGCCAGGGTCTCTTATGGAGACGGTACCAAAAAAGTTTCCCAGGATCGTGCTCTGATTCGCTACCTGCTCCGCAACTACCATACGACTCCATTTGAAATGTGCAGTCTTAAACTCCACGTGCGAGTGCCGATGGATACTTGGCGGCAGTGGATTCGCCATCGCACTGCCAGTGTCAATGAATACAGTACTCGCTATTCCATCGCAATCGATGGTGCTCAGATGACAGGGGTGGATCAATGGCGTCGGCAGGCCCAGGATAACAAGCAGGGGAGTGCAGGGTACTTTGAGCAAAGCGTAGGCAGTGACCTTTCTGCTGCTGAGCAGGATCTGCATCGTTTATCTAAGGAGATCTACAATAACCGTCTAGATCGTGGTGTTGCCAGGGAGCAGGCGCGGAAAGATCTTCCGTTGAGTACTTATACCGAGGCTTTCTGGCAGATGGATTTGCATAACTTGTTTCACTTCCTGGCACTACGAATGGATTCTCATGCGCAATTGGAAATTCGTCGCTATGCTGAAACGATTGGTGAGCAAATTGTCAGTCGCTGGGTTCCACAGGCTTGGGAAGCGTTCAAGGACTACCGTTTTAATCGCATGACCTTGTCGCAACAGGATCAGGAATTATTGGCTTTGCTGGCGGGTCAAAAAAATCAGGCTGCTGATGATTGGTGTAAAAAAAGTGGTTGGGTTAAAGATAAAGACGGACAATTGGTGTTGTCACGTGAGGCCATGGAATTTGCTGATAAGCTGGCGAGATTGGGAATGGTGCCACCCTGGGAGAAATAG
- a CDS encoding BMP family ABC transporter substrate-binding protein — translation MKRIMWLLLVLFSLAFSANVYAKDIKAAFIYVGPVGDGGWTYAHDQGRIEMEKLPFVTKTTFIESVPEGADATRVITGLANKGYNLIFTTSFGFMDPTVEVAGRFKDIAFEHCSGYKTTENMGNYFGRFYQGKYLSGIVAGSMTKSNIIGYVAAYPIPEVIRGINAFTLGVREVNPEATVKVVWTQTWFNPGLEKDAADSLLDVGADVLSMHQDTPATLQAAEERGKFAIGNDSDMRQFAPEAFLTAPIWDWGVLYKYFATEVHNGTWKPEEIWWGMETGVVKLAPLSDKVPQKVQALVAEKQQALMEHKTQVFTGPIKNQAGEIVLAAGKTYGDKELLSMNFFIEGVQGTIAK, via the coding sequence ATGAAAAGAATCATGTGGTTGCTTCTGGTCCTGTTTTCACTCGCGTTTTCTGCGAATGTTTATGCAAAAGATATAAAAGCTGCCTTTATCTATGTGGGGCCTGTGGGTGACGGCGGCTGGACCTATGCCCACGATCAGGGACGTATCGAAATGGAAAAACTTCCCTTCGTGACAAAAACCACCTTTATTGAATCCGTTCCCGAAGGTGCTGACGCAACCCGAGTGATCACGGGTCTCGCCAATAAAGGTTATAACCTTATTTTCACCACAAGTTTCGGCTTCATGGATCCAACAGTTGAAGTGGCCGGCAGGTTTAAGGACATCGCTTTTGAGCATTGTTCCGGTTACAAAACGACTGAGAACATGGGCAACTATTTTGGCCGTTTTTATCAGGGCAAGTACCTTTCCGGTATCGTTGCCGGATCCATGACGAAGTCAAACATTATTGGCTATGTCGCCGCCTATCCCATTCCCGAGGTTATCAGGGGAATCAATGCCTTTACCCTGGGCGTTCGTGAAGTCAACCCGGAAGCAACGGTCAAAGTCGTCTGGACGCAGACATGGTTCAATCCAGGCTTGGAAAAAGATGCTGCAGACTCATTGCTGGATGTCGGCGCAGACGTCCTGTCCATGCATCAGGATACTCCGGCAACATTGCAGGCAGCTGAAGAGAGAGGGAAATTTGCCATCGGGAATGACTCCGACATGCGGCAGTTCGCCCCGGAAGCTTTTTTAACTGCTCCCATCTGGGACTGGGGTGTTTTGTATAAGTATTTTGCCACAGAAGTCCATAATGGGACATGGAAACCGGAAGAAATCTGGTGGGGCATGGAGACCGGTGTGGTCAAATTGGCTCCCCTGAGTGACAAGGTTCCACAAAAAGTTCAAGCTCTTGTCGCTGAGAAACAGCAAGCTCTCATGGAACATAAAACTCAGGTTTTCACCGGACCTATCAAGAATCAAGCAGGAGAAATTGTTCTGGCTGCCGGAAAAACTTATGGAGATAAAGAATTACTGAGCATGAATTTCTTTATTGAAGGCGTTCAGGGAACAATCGCCAAGTAA
- a CDS encoding FAD-dependent oxidoreductase: MKFSEAFTLGQLKLKNRFIMAPVKSAYGNPQGEVTPRHLVYYDNLSKGGMAMIILEPVAVSQSGKEHPKQLTVHLPDSQKNLEKIVSTLHGNNTLACLNINHAGRAANPKATGMPTVAPSAVSCPATGQTPGALPMAAIKDILNGYRQAIRTAIAAGFDAIEIQAGHGYLIQQFLSPRTNLRDDAYGQDRSLFLKEVFDIVREEKKTLTVLVRISGSDFMEHGFGPEENGVILQLAQQYGFDAIHCGLGNACDTPPWYYSHMALPEQKQQDVVQAIRKQTTLPLIVAGRMGDIDKLDTYERENLADCISLGRPLIADPNFVNKVLQQQTDDITYCGYCLQGCLANVKNGSGIGCIVNPRIDKQPLQAKTAKKVAVIGGGPAGMAAATQLAMMGHKATLYEKNDCLGGQFEMAYKAPHKDSMLRPLSSLIKQTEKHAVEIKLQTTVNATSIDDFDHFIVATGSRQRIPEIKGLADQYSMTSLEFFAKTKPLQGKRILIIGAGMIGIEAAEILADEGYDVVITKRTDTIANDMEMITKKLMLKRLEQKKNLLISANTTLMEFTPEHVKYKHQGNDGEWAPFDTVIVAAGMNPENDLYTQLQTAGKSVQIVGDADEPADIYAATQKGYLAAVALT, translated from the coding sequence ATGAAATTTTCAGAAGCATTTACACTTGGTCAACTGAAGCTGAAAAACAGATTTATCATGGCTCCGGTAAAAAGTGCCTATGGTAACCCTCAAGGCGAAGTTACTCCCCGACACCTGGTTTATTATGACAATCTTTCCAAAGGCGGCATGGCGATGATTATTCTGGAACCAGTTGCCGTCAGCCAATCAGGCAAAGAACACCCGAAACAACTGACTGTACACCTGCCGGACAGTCAGAAAAATCTGGAAAAGATTGTTTCAACGTTACACGGCAATAACACCCTGGCCTGCTTGAACATCAACCATGCCGGTCGTGCGGCCAATCCCAAAGCAACAGGAATGCCCACTGTAGCACCTTCTGCTGTGAGCTGCCCGGCCACAGGACAAACACCAGGGGCCCTTCCGATGGCTGCAATAAAAGACATTCTCAACGGTTACCGGCAAGCCATCCGGACGGCAATTGCTGCGGGATTTGATGCGATTGAAATCCAGGCGGGTCATGGATATCTGATCCAGCAGTTTCTTTCTCCACGGACCAATCTGCGTGATGATGCTTATGGCCAGGACAGAAGTCTCTTCCTCAAAGAGGTTTTTGACATTGTCCGAGAAGAAAAAAAGACTCTAACAGTGCTGGTCAGAATATCCGGCAGTGATTTTATGGAACACGGATTTGGACCGGAAGAAAACGGAGTCATCCTGCAACTGGCACAACAATACGGATTTGATGCCATTCACTGCGGACTTGGCAATGCCTGTGACACTCCCCCCTGGTACTACAGCCACATGGCATTGCCGGAACAAAAACAGCAGGATGTTGTTCAGGCCATTCGGAAGCAGACAACTCTGCCATTGATTGTCGCTGGACGGATGGGAGATATCGACAAACTTGACACCTATGAGCGGGAGAATCTGGCAGATTGTATCTCTCTCGGCAGACCGCTTATTGCTGATCCCAACTTTGTCAACAAAGTCTTACAGCAGCAAACAGATGACATTACTTATTGCGGCTACTGTCTGCAAGGATGCCTTGCCAATGTTAAAAACGGCAGCGGGATCGGATGCATTGTGAATCCCCGAATTGACAAACAACCGCTGCAGGCAAAAACTGCCAAAAAAGTAGCGGTCATCGGGGGTGGGCCAGCGGGAATGGCTGCCGCCACCCAACTGGCAATGATGGGTCATAAAGCGACACTGTATGAAAAAAATGACTGCCTTGGGGGACAGTTTGAAATGGCTTATAAAGCTCCCCACAAGGATTCCATGCTCAGACCCCTGAGCAGTTTGATTAAACAGACGGAAAAACATGCCGTGGAGATCAAACTGCAAACCACGGTTAACGCAACTTCAATCGATGACTTTGATCATTTTATTGTGGCAACCGGATCCCGACAAAGAATTCCCGAGATTAAGGGGCTTGCTGATCAATATTCAATGACCAGCCTGGAATTTTTTGCCAAGACCAAACCGCTTCAAGGAAAACGGATTCTGATTATCGGAGCAGGAATGATTGGTATTGAAGCGGCTGAGATTCTGGCTGATGAAGGCTACGATGTTGTCATCACCAAAAGAACCGACACGATTGCCAACGATATGGAAATGATTACAAAGAAACTGATGCTTAAACGCTTAGAGCAGAAAAAAAACCTGCTTATTTCTGCCAATACAACCTTGATGGAATTCACCCCGGAGCATGTCAAATACAAACATCAGGGAAACGATGGTGAGTGGGCTCCATTTGATACCGTTATAGTTGCGGCCGGGATGAATCCTGAAAACGATCTTTACACCCAGCTTCAAACCGCCGGTAAATCCGTGCAGATTGTCGGCGATGCGGATGAGCCGGCAGATATCTATGCAGCCACACAAAAAGGATACCTCGCTGCAGTTGCATTAACCTGA
- a CDS encoding VOC family protein, which produces MNIDRLDHLVLTVKDIELTVNFYVSVLGMEKEEFGAGRVALKYGIQKINLHQAGKEFEPKAQKPTPGSADLCFITEIPLNEAMNHVRNQGIEIIEGPVARTGAAGPINSFYFRDPDLNLIEVSTY; this is translated from the coding sequence ATGAACATCGACAGACTTGACCATTTAGTATTAACCGTAAAAGACATCGAATTAACAGTGAACTTCTATGTATCTGTTCTTGGAATGGAAAAAGAAGAATTTGGAGCGGGGAGAGTTGCGCTGAAATATGGAATTCAAAAAATCAACTTGCACCAAGCAGGTAAAGAGTTCGAACCAAAAGCACAAAAACCAACACCCGGTTCAGCAGACTTGTGTTTCATCACTGAGATTCCCTTAAACGAAGCAATGAACCATGTTCGCAATCAAGGCATTGAAATCATTGAAGGACCTGTCGCTCGTACTGGAGCTGCAGGACCAATCAACTCATTCTACTTTCGTGATCCAGACTTGAATTTAATCGAAGTTTCGACCTATTGA
- a CDS encoding amino acid racemase produces the protein MKKRIGIVGGLSPESTVSYYLYITRNYAERYGNYDYPEIIIYSVNLENYHKWRSIDRWDLIVDDLVSCFRKLKNAGADFGLIATNTMHKVFKQVADMVDLPLINIIDETALKAGELGLNTLGLLGTRYTMSDGFYQERLSKFDINALVPNSDQQEVVHKIIVEELVKGQFLEKSKNRYIEIIHDLISRGAQGIILGCTEIPLLIKKEDIEIQLLDTAIIHSEAALKASVNLNT, from the coding sequence ATGAAGAAAAGAATTGGAATCGTTGGTGGGTTAAGCCCTGAATCAACAGTAAGCTACTATCTGTATATCACACGGAATTACGCCGAAAGATACGGAAATTATGATTACCCTGAAATTATAATATATAGCGTGAATCTAGAAAATTACCACAAATGGCGGAGTATAGACCGATGGGATCTTATTGTTGATGATCTTGTGTCTTGCTTTCGAAAATTAAAGAACGCTGGTGCAGACTTTGGTCTAATTGCAACGAATACTATGCATAAGGTATTTAAGCAAGTTGCAGATATGGTTGATTTGCCTTTAATCAATATTATAGATGAAACAGCACTCAAAGCCGGAGAATTAGGACTAAACACACTGGGTCTCCTTGGCACAAGATACACAATGAGTGATGGTTTCTATCAAGAAAGATTATCGAAGTTCGATATTAATGCCTTAGTTCCAAACTCTGATCAGCAAGAAGTGGTTCATAAAATAATCGTTGAGGAATTAGTAAAGGGTCAATTTTTAGAGAAGTCAAAAAATAGATATATTGAAATCATTCATGACTTAATTTCAAGAGGTGCTCAGGGTATCATTTTAGGGTGCACAGAGATTCCATTGCTGATTAAAAAAGAAGACATAGAAATTCAACTTCTTGATACAGCTATAATTCATTCCGAAGCGGCCCTTAAAGCTTCTGTAAATTTAAATACCTAA
- a CDS encoding GNAT family N-acetyltransferase, whose translation MHIRSARMTDAEKIAATHRSSIQELCSEFYTRHDIDGWIEMITPGIYESAIKEKIMIVAEEKENILGLGILDLEHREIGAIYIHPKMKGTGLGGCLLSDLEDKALNDNAERLTLCSTINALGFYQHHGYVCEGKEFHELPNSVRLKCIRMNKTLLKR comes from the coding sequence ATGCATATTCGTTCTGCGCGAATGACTGATGCGGAAAAAATTGCTGCAACACATAGGTCCTCCATTCAGGAGTTGTGTTCTGAATTTTATACCAGGCACGATATCGATGGTTGGATAGAGATGATTACTCCCGGTATCTATGAGAGCGCCATCAAAGAAAAAATCATGATCGTTGCCGAGGAAAAAGAAAACATTCTCGGGCTTGGAATTTTAGATTTGGAACATCGTGAAATAGGGGCGATTTATATTCACCCTAAGATGAAAGGGACAGGGCTTGGGGGTTGTTTGCTGTCAGACTTGGAGGACAAGGCTTTAAATGACAATGCCGAACGATTGACCTTGTGTTCAACGATCAACGCTCTTGGCTTCTATCAACATCACGGTTACGTCTGTGAAGGCAAGGAATTTCATGAACTCCCCAATAGTGTAAGGCTCAAATGCATTCGGATGAATAAAACTCTATTAAAAAGATAA
- a CDS encoding ketopantoate reductase C-terminal domain-containing protein, protein MTKEMVYVIGAGGIGMPLAAFLAHSGAPVTAVRTSAENIEPQMIDVVIDLGEGRTQAVCVSTASLSKINGTDGGMIVVTAKATANRSIAPELFRRFGDLALVVLQNGIDVEAPFIEAGFQKVYRCIVYATGQRVNKSTYRFREVAPSPIGVVHGDGEDAIAIAKALSTSNFRFRTSKQVERDVWKKAILNAAFNSICPLMNIDNGVFSREEDVARIAKNVLEEGSEVARRIGIDLEVEELMEQLLRISRLSDGQLISTLQDLNSGKETEINYLNLAISRVGTALEPPIDPKTTRILGELVLARSRIGRAVSLR, encoded by the coding sequence GTGACAAAAGAAATGGTTTATGTCATAGGCGCCGGGGGAATTGGAATGCCGCTCGCGGCTTTTTTGGCGCATAGCGGAGCTCCCGTAACTGCTGTTCGGACAAGCGCTGAAAATATAGAGCCTCAAATGATTGATGTCGTCATTGATCTTGGGGAAGGAAGGACCCAGGCTGTGTGTGTAAGCACCGCCTCATTGTCGAAAATCAACGGGACTGATGGTGGTATGATTGTCGTGACTGCTAAAGCGACTGCGAACCGAAGCATTGCTCCGGAATTATTTCGCCGATTCGGTGACCTGGCGCTTGTGGTGCTACAGAACGGGATTGATGTTGAAGCGCCATTTATTGAAGCAGGCTTCCAAAAGGTCTATCGATGCATCGTCTATGCAACAGGGCAACGAGTCAACAAATCCACATATCGCTTTCGCGAAGTCGCTCCGTCACCGATTGGTGTGGTCCATGGCGATGGAGAGGACGCGATCGCTATAGCCAAGGCTCTTTCCACATCGAATTTCCGCTTTAGAACATCGAAGCAGGTTGAGCGGGATGTCTGGAAGAAAGCCATACTTAACGCAGCGTTTAATTCCATCTGTCCACTCATGAACATTGATAACGGCGTGTTTAGTCGTGAAGAGGATGTTGCCCGGATTGCAAAAAACGTTCTTGAGGAAGGGAGCGAAGTCGCACGACGCATTGGTATTGATCTCGAGGTTGAAGAATTGATGGAACAACTATTGCGAATCAGTCGTCTCTCGGATGGGCAGCTCATATCGACGCTGCAAGATCTCAACAGCGGAAAAGAGACGGAAATCAACTATCTGAATCTTGCGATCAGCCGGGTTGGCACGGCTTTAGAACCGCCAATCGATCCGAAGACCACAAGAATTCTTGGCGAATTGGTGCTAGCGAGATCCAGAATCGGGCGAGCCGTATCTTTGAGATAG